In Plodia interpunctella isolate USDA-ARS_2022_Savannah chromosome 17, ilPloInte3.2, whole genome shotgun sequence, one genomic interval encodes:
- the LOC128677372 gene encoding N-acylneuraminate-9-phosphatase isoform X2 produces MRDIRTLFEKWYSIGLSAYSHAALPRKQLVEILQQEYGLPQNMAVESASNFLRAFRARPDDDSYALDEWPAHLWRNCLPKNYRHIAKNISAEWLKLRFQYLALTNDVIHLLETLREDYLLGLITNGPSRAQWQKIDRLGLRKYFDCLLVSGDLPWEKPDQEIFLEACKLLNVEPRSCIMVGDKLETDIKGGKEAEFAGTVWIPLQKDKETSDLPDFTIDTVTLLPEVLPNSPRLKRAAHPANEP; encoded by the exons ATGAGAGATATTAGaactttatttgaaaaatggtaCAGTATTGGACTATCAGCTTACAGCCACGCAGCTCTGCCAAGGAAACAG CTCGTGGAGATCTTGCAGCAAGAATATGGACTCCCCCAAAATATGGCAGTGGAGAGCGCCTCAAACTTCCTACGGGCATTCCGCGCCCGCCCTGACGATGACTCCTACGCCCTGGATGAGTGGCCAGCGCACTTGTGGCGCAATTGCTTGCCGAAAAATTACAGACATATCGCTA aaaatatatCAGCCGAATGGTTAAAGTTAAGGTTTCAGTATTTGGCATTGACAAATGATGTGATACATCTGTTGGAAACGCTTCG GGAGGATTACCTTCTGGGTCTGATCACGAACGGGCCTTCGCGGGCCCAGTGGCAGAAGATTGACCGGCTGGGGCTGCGCAAGTACTTCGACTGCCTGCTGGTCTCCGGAGACCTGCCATGGGAGAAGCCCGACCAGGAGATCTTCCTGGAGGCCTGCAAGCTGCTCAACGTCGAGCCCCGCTCTTGCATCATGGTTGGCGATAAGCTGGAGACTGATATTAAG GGTGGAAAAGAAGCTGAATTTGCGGGTACTGTTTGGATCCCGTTGCAGAAGGACAAGGAGACGTCAGATCTGCCCGACTTCACAATAGACACGGTGACCCTTCTACCGGAGGTGCTACCGAACTCGCCGCGACTGAAACGAGCCGCCCATCCCGCCAACGAACCCTGA
- the Neurochondrin gene encoding neurochondrin homolog produces MGDISEPIKKCILILKSAKSDTEKFAALFMVTKLVKSKDCNSQAKKALFEAIGFKFLKKLLTNTDVQDDCPPSVYKSVALSILTNFCNDPELATHPEMLVNIPVFLDIVQASDNDDYDDNLIIISEAFTCLQCIAEHEAGQKALIEVGAITKMSEIYSHQSFQTDEALNILVKLVSRYGPVAWGNDPKPFHALVNKIALDFATDQSERKFELASILSALLYSCNKATVVPSSSDETWPQSIYKALHDILTSKIGKNQRDPALKLAANIVDLLGIEWTLNDEENPKKFFLLLLQLCAIEVRMQLEDRSFKQAFANADLVTACFIVLELSINYMATDQLDLEQKEKQSVYTSLKGAFNAVVSLLTKVSNDKNRDKLPDAEKVFVCAMVRVLVAWIAQETTAMREQIYALLPFVFSLANDSFHAHRARKLAEKNKSDGEPMDVETTLMGQIDLLRLMLPALCHLVVEDKARDIVLNLKEEDILYEAINFHWSIVHYKKPPIPKSERLKVRTQPEPELDPQVLEDMKDSRAALVSLCNIFMNLTVLAPKVVENSLLFNTLLKFIFNNLPELKDIPDNLVLHGHLAVLGLLLLKQQATKVKKNDFSICRYIQSTIRFLWDAYNVDESNDPTALVVSMTYKEHWNEIADLWFLGMQTMSGVLAIVPWISEFAIESGWAQGIAEMLTKVKVGTLPPNVKSAFEDFLCRLVDSNEAVIPVLKKGGALKMCRNHRLMDLGKKLFGD; encoded by the coding sequence ATGGGTGATATATCAGAGCCAATAAAGAAATGCATTCTCATACTAAAGTCTGCGAAAAGCGACACCGAAAAGTTCGCTGCGTTGTTTATGGTTACGAAACTGGTAAAGAGCAAGGATTGTAACTCGCAGGCGAAAAAGGCTCTGTTCGAAGCCATCGGATTCAAGTTTTTGAAGAAGCTGTTAACCAATACCGACGTCCAAGATGACTGCCCGCCGTCTGTGTACAAGTCAGTGGCGCTCtccatactcacaaacttttgcaatgACCCCGAACTGGCCACCCATCCTGAGATGCTTGTCAATATCCCAGTCTTTCTTGACATAGTACAAGCATCGGACAATGATGATTATGATGACAACCTAATTATCATCAGTGAAGCATTTACATGTCTGCAATGTATTGCAGAACATGAAGCAGGCCAAAAGGCACTTATAGAAGTGGGtgcaataacaaaaatgtcaGAAATTTATTCACATCAAAGCTTCCAAACAGATGAAGCTCTTAATATTCTTGTAAAACTTGTGAGCAGATATGGCCCTGTTGCTTGGGGAAATGACCCAAAACCTTTCCATGCATTGGTGAATAAAATAGCTTTGGATTTTGCTACTGATCAGTCGgaaagaaaatttgaattagCATCCATCCTCAGTGCACTTTTGTACAGCTGTAACAAAGCAACGGTTGTGCCAAGTTCATCTGATGAGACTTGGCCTCAGAGTATTTATAAGGCTCTTCATGATATTCTCACTAGCAAAATTGGGAAGAACCAAAGAGACCCAGCACTTAAACTTGCTGCCAATATTGTTGATTTACTTGGCATTGAGTGGACTTTAAATGATGAAGAAAATCCAAAGAAGTTTTTCCTTTTGCTCCTTCAACTATGTGCCATTGAAGTCAGGATGCAACTTGAAGATAGGAGTTTTAAGCAGGCATTTGCTAATGCAGATTTAGTTACAGCTTGTTTCATTGTGTTGGAGCTGTCTATAAATTACATGGCTACTGACCAGTTAGATCTTGAGCAGAAAGAAAAGCAATCAGTGTACACTAGCCTTAAGGGTGCTTTCAATGCTGTTGTTTCTTTATTGACAAAAGTATCAAATGATAAGAACAGGGACAAATTGCCTGATGCTGAAAAGGTGTTTGTTTGTGCTATGGTTCGAGTATTAGTAGCATGGATTGCCCAAGAAACAACCGCCATGAGGGAGCAGATATATGCTCTACTTCCGTTTGTATTCTCTCTTGCAAATGATTCCTTCCATGCGCACCGGGCAAGGAAATTAGCAGAAAAGAATAAATCTGATGGTGAACCTATGGATGTGGAGACAACATTGATGGGACAAATTGATTTGTTGAGACTAATGTTACCTGCCTTGTGTCATCTGGTGGTTGAAGACAAGGCAAGAGATATAGTTCTGAACTTAAAAGAAGAAGACATACTTTATGAGGCTATTAATTTCCATTGGTCAATTGTGCATTATAAAAAGCCTCCCATACCTAAGTCTGAAAGGTTAAAGGTCAGAACCCAACCAGAACCTGAATTAGATCCTCAAGTATTAGAAGACATGAAGGATTCAAGAGCAGCATTAGTCagtctttgtaatatttttatgaatctGACTGTCCTCGCACCCAAAGTAGTTGAAAACAGTTTATTGTTCAATACCCTATTGAAGttcatattcaataatttgcCAGAATTAAAGGATATTCCTGATAACCTTGTACTCCATGGTCACTTAGCTGTACTTGGCCTACTTCTGTTGAAACAGCAAGCTaccaaagtaaaaaaaaatgacttttCAATATGCAGGTATATCCAGTCCACAATTAGGTTCCTTTGGGATGCTTATAATGTAGATGAATCGAATGATCCCACAGCATTAGTTGTTTCCATGACTTATAAGGAACATTGGAATGAAATTGCTGATTTGTGGTTTTTGGGTATGCAAACCATGAGTGGAGTTTTAGCCATAGTGCCATGGATATCTGAGTTTGCAATAGAGAGTGGCTGGGCGCAAGGAATTGCTGAGATGCTTACTAAAGTAAAAGTTGGGACTCTTCCTCCCAATGTAAAGTCAGCCTTTGAAGACTTCCTCTGTAGATTAGTAGACTCGAATGAAGCTGTAATACCAGTGCTGAAGAAGGGTGGAGCACTGAAAATGTGTCGAAACCACAGATTGATGGATTTAGGAAAGAAACTGTTTGGAGATTAA
- the LOC128677372 gene encoding N-acylneuraminate-9-phosphatase isoform X1, translated as MASVYDENNDVSAILFDLDNTLIQTRKGDSKACNKLVEILQQEYGLPQNMAVESASNFLRAFRARPDDDSYALDEWPAHLWRNCLPKNYRHIAKNISAEWLKLRFQYLALTNDVIHLLETLREDYLLGLITNGPSRAQWQKIDRLGLRKYFDCLLVSGDLPWEKPDQEIFLEACKLLNVEPRSCIMVGDKLETDIKGGKEAEFAGTVWIPLQKDKETSDLPDFTIDTVTLLPEVLPNSPRLKRAAHPANEP; from the exons ATGGCTAGTGTTTatgatgaaaataatgatgtgTCGGCGATATTGTTCGATTTAGATAATACATTAATTCAAACGAGAAAGGGTGATTCGAAAGCCTGCAATAAG CTCGTGGAGATCTTGCAGCAAGAATATGGACTCCCCCAAAATATGGCAGTGGAGAGCGCCTCAAACTTCCTACGGGCATTCCGCGCCCGCCCTGACGATGACTCCTACGCCCTGGATGAGTGGCCAGCGCACTTGTGGCGCAATTGCTTGCCGAAAAATTACAGACATATCGCTA aaaatatatCAGCCGAATGGTTAAAGTTAAGGTTTCAGTATTTGGCATTGACAAATGATGTGATACATCTGTTGGAAACGCTTCG GGAGGATTACCTTCTGGGTCTGATCACGAACGGGCCTTCGCGGGCCCAGTGGCAGAAGATTGACCGGCTGGGGCTGCGCAAGTACTTCGACTGCCTGCTGGTCTCCGGAGACCTGCCATGGGAGAAGCCCGACCAGGAGATCTTCCTGGAGGCCTGCAAGCTGCTCAACGTCGAGCCCCGCTCTTGCATCATGGTTGGCGATAAGCTGGAGACTGATATTAAG GGTGGAAAAGAAGCTGAATTTGCGGGTACTGTTTGGATCCCGTTGCAGAAGGACAAGGAGACGTCAGATCTGCCCGACTTCACAATAGACACGGTGACCCTTCTACCGGAGGTGCTACCGAACTCGCCGCGACTGAAACGAGCCGCCCATCCCGCCAACGAACCCTGA